GCTGGGCGCGGCTGCCGAAGGCCATCGGGCTGGCTGTCCTGGTCGGGCTGCGCCATCAGCTGCGGACGTCGAATCTGTATGCCGCCGAGCCTGCCCCGGCCCCCCTCACCGGGCCGGTCGACGTCGGCGACTATCTGGTCGCACGCACCCGCGACGGGTCCTACAACGACCTCACCGACCCGCGGATGGGCGCCGTCGGGTGCCGGTTCGGCCGAAACGTGCCGCCCGAGCACTCGTATCCGGAATCCGCGCAACGACTACTCGATCCGAACCCGCGGCTGATCAGTCGTGCGCTGCTGACCCGCGACACCTTTCAGCCCGCGACCACATTGAATCTGCTGGCCGCGGCGTGGATCCAGTTCGAGGTCCACGACTGGTTCGCCCACGGGACGGTCGCCGCCCAGCCGTGGGTGGTTCCGCTCCTCGACGATGATCCGTGGCCGCAGCGGCCGATGCGGGTCGAGCGCACCCCACCCGATCCTCACCCGAGTCCGGTCGGTCCGCCCACCTTCACCACCCAGGAGTCGCACTGGTGGGATGCCTCCCAGATCTACGGGACCACACCGGAATTCGCCAGCGCTCTCCGGGCACCCGAGCAGGGAAAGCTTCGGATCGACGACTCCGGCCTTCCGCCGCCCGACGTCGAGGCGGTCGCGGACCTGACCGGCACCGCGGGGAACTTCTGGGTCGGCCTGGCCCTGCTGCATTCACTGTTCATGCGCGAGCACAACGCGATCTGCGACCGCCTGGCGCAGGCATACCCGCACCTGACCGGACAGCAGCTCTACGACAAGGCGCGCCTGGTCAACTCGGCCTTGATGGCCAAGATCCACACGGTGGACTGGACCCCGGCCATCATCGCGCATCCCACGACGGTGGCGGCCATGCGGGCGAACTGGTACGGGCTGCTCGGCGAGCGGCTCGGCCGCCGGTTGGGCCGGATCGGCAGCAGTTCGCTGCTGCACGGCATTCCCGGCTCACCGACCACCCATCACGGCGTGCCGTATTCGCTGACCGAGGAGTTCGTCGCGGTGTACCGGATGCACCCGCTGATCCCGGACGAGTTCGTGTTCCGCTCGCTCGACGACGACCATGTCACCGCGCGGCACGAACTGCCCGAGCTGTCAGTGCTCAATGTGCGCGCCCGGATGGCCGAAAGTCCGATGGCCGACCTGCTCTATTCGTTCGGGCGTGCCCACCCGGGAGCGTTGTCGCTGCACAACTTCCCCCGGCACCTGCAGCACATGCACCGGGTCGACGGTGCCCCGCTGGACCTCGCCACGATCGACGTGATCCGGTCCAGGGAGCGCGGGGTTCCGCGCTACAACGAGTTCCGGAGGTTGTTCCGGCTCAAGCCGGCGAGAACGTTCGAAGAACTGACCGGTGAGACCACGCTGGCGGCAGAACTGCGCGAGATCTACGACGACGTCGACCTGGTCGATCTGATGATCGGGCTGTACGCCGAACCCAAACCACCCGGATTCGGGTTCAGCGACACCGCCTTCCGGGTGTTCATCCTGATGGCCACCCGGCGACTGGAAAGCGACCGCTTCTTCACCACCGACTTCCGTGACGAGACCTACACCGTCACCGGGATGAGGTGGGTCCGGGACAACGACATGCGCTCGGTGCTGCTGCGTCACTTCCCCGAGCTTGCCCCGGCCCTGGCCGGGGTGGCCAACCCGTTCGCCCCCTGGAAAGTCGCAGCAACCCGCTGAATCAGAAAGGCATCCGCATGACCGCCGCCATGACCGCCGACGAGGTACGTCGCATCGTCGAGAGCCTCAACCCGGTTCCCTACCGCGACGATCTCGAGCAACCCAAACCCGGCGAGGCCGAGGACATCGACAAGATCGTCAAGGCGCTGCGCAAGAACAACGAACGGGCCTACAAGAAGTTCAAGCACGGCCTGCGTGACGCACACGCCAAGAGCCACGCGATCCTGCGCGGCGAGCTCACCGTCAACCCGGATCTACCCGACGTGCTCGCCCAGGGGATGTTCGCCGAGGCCCGCAGCTATCCGGTGATCGCCCGTATCTCCACCACCTCGGGGCTGCTGCGCAGCGACAGGAACCGCGGCGTGCGCGGACTCGGCATCAAGGCCATCGGCGTGCACGGTGAACGCGCCATGAAGGACCCGAAGGATGACCCGAATGTCACGCAGGACTTCGTGCTCGTCACCCACGAGGAATTCCTGTTCGCCGACGCCCACGCGTACCGCACGCTGGGGATGCTGAGCGCCACCCTGCTGGCCCGGTTGTCCGACGGCGCGCTGTGGGCAGGCAGCGAACTGCTCGGCGCGCTCAAGAAGATCGGCCTGCCGCTGTCGGAGAATCTGGCCGTGTTCGTCGCCCCCAACCGGCCGATCCTGGGCGAGACGTTCTTCTCCTCCGCGCCGATCCGCTATGGCGACTACGTGGCCCGGTTCAAATACGAGCCCACCTCGCCAGAGGCGAAAGCGCTTGCCGATCAGACTCTTCCGCGCAATCCCGGACAGGACGAGCACCGCGATCTCATCATGGCGTTCTTCGAAAAGCACTCCGCGGAGTACACATTCAGCGTGCAACTGTGCCTCGACGAGGAGAAGATGCCGATCGAGGACGCCACGAAACCCTGGAAATCGTCTCCCTACCTGCCGGTGGCCAAGGTGGTGTACCCCAAGCAGAATCCGTACAGCGCACTGCGGCGCGCGTATGGAGACGACGTGTTGTCCTTCAACTCATGGCGCGGGTTGGAGGCACACCGGCCGCTGGGATCCATCAACCGGCTGAAGCTCAAGGTATACGAGGCATCGAGTGACTTCCGGCACGAGAAGAACAACATCGACCGGCATGAGCCGTCTGACATCTCCGAACTTCCGGACTGACCCCAGCGAACGGGAAATGCTTGCAATGGGAAGAACATTCGCCGCTACCTCCGATACTCACCGCTCCGTGGACCCCTTGTTCGGCAGCGTTCCGGGCCTGCGCACCCTAGACTCAGGATTCATGCCTGGTCAGTGGCAGCTTTTGGACCGGCCCGCCGAGCACGAGGCCATTCGGGCCGCCCTCAGCGGGCCGGACAGCTGCGGAGTCGTCCTCGTCGGAGCCGCCGGAGTCGGCAAGACCACGTTGGCTCGCACGGTCACCGCATCGTTGAGCCGGAAGGTGCACTGGACCGCATGCACCGAGTCGTCCCGCAGCATCCCGCTCGGCGCATTCGCCCATTGGGTGTCCTCGTCAGGGTCGCGGGACCCTATCGCCCTCATCGGATCCGCCCGCGAATCTCTTGTGGCCGACGGTGACACCATCGTCGGGATCGACGATGCCCATCTTCTGGACCAGTTGTCGGCGACGCTGCTGCATCAGATCGCCGTGGAGCGCTCCGGCCACGTGGTGGCCACCGTGCGCAGCGGCGAGCCGGTACCCGACGCGGTCACCTCACTGTGGAAAGACGGCTACCTCCAGCGCTTCGAACTCAGCCCGTTCACCAAGCAGCAGAGCATCGCCC
The genomic region above belongs to Mycolicibacterium sp. HK-90 and contains:
- a CDS encoding catalase family protein, encoding MTADEVRRIVESLNPVPYRDDLEQPKPGEAEDIDKIVKALRKNNERAYKKFKHGLRDAHAKSHAILRGELTVNPDLPDVLAQGMFAEARSYPVIARISTTSGLLRSDRNRGVRGLGIKAIGVHGERAMKDPKDDPNVTQDFVLVTHEEFLFADAHAYRTLGMLSATLLARLSDGALWAGSELLGALKKIGLPLSENLAVFVAPNRPILGETFFSSAPIRYGDYVARFKYEPTSPEAKALADQTLPRNPGQDEHRDLIMAFFEKHSAEYTFSVQLCLDEEKMPIEDATKPWKSSPYLPVAKVVYPKQNPYSALRRAYGDDVLSFNSWRGLEAHRPLGSINRLKLKVYEASSDFRHEKNNIDRHEPSDISELPD
- a CDS encoding peroxidase family protein, yielding MARQAPATATAAWSALRSGSATAGARIAQLIDQSVGWARLPKAIGLAVLVGLRHQLRTSNLYAAEPAPAPLTGPVDVGDYLVARTRDGSYNDLTDPRMGAVGCRFGRNVPPEHSYPESAQRLLDPNPRLISRALLTRDTFQPATTLNLLAAAWIQFEVHDWFAHGTVAAQPWVVPLLDDDPWPQRPMRVERTPPDPHPSPVGPPTFTTQESHWWDASQIYGTTPEFASALRAPEQGKLRIDDSGLPPPDVEAVADLTGTAGNFWVGLALLHSLFMREHNAICDRLAQAYPHLTGQQLYDKARLVNSALMAKIHTVDWTPAIIAHPTTVAAMRANWYGLLGERLGRRLGRIGSSSLLHGIPGSPTTHHGVPYSLTEEFVAVYRMHPLIPDEFVFRSLDDDHVTARHELPELSVLNVRARMAESPMADLLYSFGRAHPGALSLHNFPRHLQHMHRVDGAPLDLATIDVIRSRERGVPRYNEFRRLFRLKPARTFEELTGETTLAAELREIYDDVDLVDLMIGLYAEPKPPGFGFSDTAFRVFILMATRRLESDRFFTTDFRDETYTVTGMRWVRDNDMRSVLLRHFPELAPALAGVANPFAPWKVAATR